The Xyrauchen texanus isolate HMW12.3.18 chromosome 28, RBS_HiC_50CHRs, whole genome shotgun sequence genome has a segment encoding these proteins:
- the LOC127622344 gene encoding DCN1-like protein 4 isoform X3, producing MPPRKKRRPTAGDDLSAKKSRQDNVYRKQEPLQIQEAFSSKRCLEWFYEYAECDDVVGPEGMEKFCEDIGVEPENVVMLVLAWKLDAQSMGYFTLQEWLKGMGSLQCDSTEKLRNSLDYLRSVLNDATSFKLIYRYAFDFAREKDQRSLDLNTAKCMLGLLLGKTWPLFPVFNQFLEQSKYKVINKDQWCNVLEFSRTINLDLSNYDEDGACEYKHPHFNMSVYLVLLPKLRHPSDLPFPLFLSPSFHSGPVLLDEFVEWYKDREMS from the exons ATGCCTCCCAGGAAAAAGAGGAGGCCCACTGCTGGAGATGACCTGTCTGCCAAGAAGAGCCGGCAGGATAA TGTTTACAGAAAACAGGAGCCATTGCAAATCCAGGAAGCTTTTTCTAGCAAGAGATGTCTAGAGTGGTTCTACGAATATGCAG AGTGTGATGACGTTGTTGGACCAGAAGGCATGGAGAAATTCTGTGAAGACATTGGAGTGGAGCCAGAGAAT gTTGTAATGCTGGTATTGGCCTGGAAGCTTGATGCTCAAAGTATGGGTTACTTCACTTTACAGGAGTGGCTCAAGGGAATGGGCTCATTGCA GTGTGACTCTACAGAAAAACTCAGGAACTCTCTAGACTACCTGAGGTCTGTCCTCAACGATGCCACCAGTTTCAAGCTCATTTACCGATATGCCTTCGACTTTGCCAGG GAGAAGGATCAGAGGAGTTTAGACTTGAATACTGCCAAGTGCATGCTGGGACTTCTACTTGGGAAGACCTGGCCACTGTTTCCAGTGTTTAACCAGTTTCTAGAA CAATCTAAATATAAGGTCATAAATAAAGACCAATGGTGCAATGTTCTAGAATTCAGTAGAACTATTAACCTTGATCTCAGTAACTATGATGAGGATGGGGCCTGTGAGTACAAGCACCCACACTTTAACATGTCTGTATACCTTGTATTACTTCCCAAATTAAGACACCCATCAGATTTACCTTTTCCCTTATTCCTCTCTCCTTCTTTCCACTCAGGGCCAGTGCTGTTGGATGAGTTTGTGGAATGGTATAAAGACAGAGAGATGTCGTAG